In Hymenobacter aquaticus, a single window of DNA contains:
- the pafA gene encoding alkaline phosphatase PafA, whose protein sequence is MKKSLFLLWAAALAVPAFAQKKAKPLERPKLVVGIVVDQMRYDYLYRYWNKYGTDGFRRLLGEGFSFENTHYNYVPTYTGPGHASIYTGTTPSMHGIVGNNWFERETGKGTYVTEDKTVQPVGGSLEAGQMSPRHMLTTTITDELRLATNFQSKVIGVCIKDRGSILPAGHAANAAYWYDGTNGAFISSTFYQNALPAWVTQFNSQQRAAQYLDQPWETLLPIGQYTESSPDDVAWESAFRGEDKPVFPHDLPKLSALAPKAVQGALKAEGEKAPVATPRNLDLIRSTPFGNSLTLDFALEAVRAEQLGQRGQTDFLALSFSSTDYVGHQFGTTAIETEDTYLRLDREIARLLTYLDKNVGKGQMLVFLSADHAAAQSPNFMLEHHLPAGSVGPRLMRDSIQQALVRRHGAGNWVLSYENQQVYLNRPLIAQKQLDLRKVQDEVVDIATTLAGVTRALTADDLQKSHWESGMLMYLENGYFPKRSGDVMVVLEPGWLESYSYPVNKGTTHGSLNNYDTHVPLLFWGWHVKRGESSVSAKITDIAATMARLLHIQEPNGCTGTPLLEVLK, encoded by the coding sequence TTGAAAAAGAGCCTGTTCCTATTGTGGGCCGCTGCCCTGGCAGTGCCCGCTTTTGCCCAGAAAAAAGCCAAGCCGCTGGAGCGGCCCAAGCTGGTGGTGGGCATCGTCGTCGACCAGATGCGCTACGACTACCTGTACCGCTACTGGAACAAGTACGGCACCGATGGTTTCCGCCGCCTGCTGGGCGAAGGGTTCAGCTTCGAGAACACGCACTACAACTACGTGCCGACCTACACCGGGCCCGGCCACGCCAGCATCTATACCGGCACCACGCCCTCCATGCACGGCATCGTGGGCAACAACTGGTTTGAGCGCGAAACCGGCAAGGGCACCTACGTCACCGAGGATAAAACAGTGCAGCCGGTGGGCGGCTCCCTGGAGGCGGGGCAGATGTCGCCGCGCCACATGCTGACCACCACCATCACCGACGAGCTGCGCCTGGCCACCAACTTCCAGAGCAAGGTAATTGGCGTCTGCATCAAAGACCGGGGCTCGATCCTGCCGGCCGGGCACGCGGCCAACGCCGCCTACTGGTACGACGGCACCAACGGGGCTTTCATTAGCAGCACCTTCTACCAGAACGCGCTGCCCGCCTGGGTCACGCAGTTCAACAGCCAGCAGCGGGCCGCCCAGTACCTCGACCAGCCCTGGGAAACCCTGCTGCCCATCGGCCAATACACCGAAAGCTCCCCCGACGACGTGGCCTGGGAGTCGGCGTTCCGGGGCGAAGACAAGCCCGTGTTTCCGCACGATTTGCCCAAGCTGAGCGCCCTGGCCCCCAAGGCCGTGCAGGGCGCGCTGAAGGCCGAAGGGGAGAAGGCCCCGGTGGCCACGCCCCGCAACCTGGATCTGATTCGCTCCACGCCCTTCGGCAACTCTCTCACCCTGGACTTTGCCCTCGAAGCCGTGCGCGCCGAGCAGCTGGGCCAGCGCGGCCAAACCGACTTCCTGGCCCTGAGCTTTTCCTCGACCGACTACGTGGGGCACCAGTTCGGCACCACGGCCATCGAAACCGAGGACACCTACCTGCGCCTCGACCGGGAAATTGCCCGCCTGCTGACCTACCTCGACAAAAACGTGGGCAAGGGCCAGATGCTGGTGTTCCTCTCGGCCGACCACGCCGCGGCCCAGTCGCCGAACTTTATGCTGGAGCACCACCTGCCCGCCGGCTCGGTGGGGCCGCGCCTGATGCGCGACTCGATTCAGCAGGCGCTGGTGCGCCGCCACGGGGCCGGCAACTGGGTGCTGAGCTACGAAAACCAGCAGGTGTACCTCAACCGCCCCCTCATTGCCCAGAAGCAGCTCGACCTGCGCAAGGTGCAGGACGAAGTGGTGGACATTGCCACCACGCTGGCGGGCGTGACCCGCGCCCTCACGGCCGACGACTTGCAGAAGTCGCACTGGGAAAGCGGCATGCTGATGTACCTGGAAAACGGCTACTTCCCCAAGCGCAGCGGCGACGTGATGGTGGTGCTGGAGCCGGGCTGGCTCGAATCGTACTCCTACCCGGTCAATAAAGGCACCACCCACGGCTCGCTGAACAACTACGACACCCACGTGCCGCTGCTGTTCTGGGGCTGGCACGTGAAGCGCGGCGAGTCGAGCGTATCGGCCAAAATCACGGATATTGCGGCGACGATGGCCCGCCTGCTGCACATTCAGGAGCCCAACGGCTGCACCGGCACGCCCCTGCTCGAAGTTCTTAAATAG
- a CDS encoding HAD family hydrolase yields the protein MPSSPLPYALIFDMDGVLIDNTPYQAKAFQLLFRDLGLTTNARQLLKRLNGMPATNILKTVFTGPVPKKQLEEYAAQREFLYRVLYWDKRRQTPGLSVFLRAARAAGFRLGLGTGSAPETIGYIIDHLDLRQYFDVVVGKDDVDKGKPHADTFTAAAHKLGVPPERCVVFEDAVLGEQAAYKARMRCIAVLSSLKARDFQAPLRVIKDFTEITPEQVRELLAQHSPVPKPSKERAKRNYMKL from the coding sequence ATGCCCTCCTCCCCTCTGCCCTACGCCCTCATCTTCGACATGGACGGCGTGCTGATCGACAACACGCCCTACCAGGCCAAAGCCTTTCAGCTGCTCTTCCGCGACCTGGGCCTGACCACCAACGCCCGCCAGCTGCTCAAGCGCCTGAACGGCATGCCGGCCACCAACATTCTGAAGACGGTGTTCACCGGCCCCGTCCCGAAAAAGCAGCTCGAAGAGTATGCCGCCCAGCGCGAGTTTCTCTACCGGGTGCTCTACTGGGATAAGCGCCGCCAAACGCCCGGCCTCTCGGTATTTCTGCGGGCCGCCCGCGCCGCCGGGTTCCGGCTGGGCCTGGGCACGGGCTCGGCCCCCGAAACCATCGGCTACATCATCGACCACCTCGACCTGCGCCAGTACTTCGATGTGGTGGTGGGCAAGGACGACGTGGACAAGGGCAAGCCCCACGCCGATACCTTCACGGCAGCGGCCCACAAGCTGGGCGTACCGCCCGAGCGGTGCGTGGTGTTCGAGGATGCCGTTCTGGGCGAGCAGGCCGCTTACAAAGCGCGCATGCGCTGCATTGCCGTGCTTTCCTCCCTCAAAGCCCGCGACTTCCAAGCCCCGCTACGGGTCATTAAAGACTTCACGGAAATTACCCCGGAGCAGGTGCGCGAGCTGCTGGCGCAACACTCACCCGTGCCCAAGCCGAGCAAGGAAAGGGCGAAGCGCAACTACATGAAGCTCTGA